CTAGAAGTACCTTCTATGTACTATATGCATGTTGTTAAGTGTAGTAAACCCAAGGAGTAACAACATACCTGCTGGATGGTGTGTTGCAAACACCTCatttttagtttatatttttttgtcaaaGTAAAGGGCTTTAGATCAGATATTAATGTTTTCATATCCTTTAAATGTGATAAGTTCTCTGATTTTAAAAAGAGAGTAGAATGTGATAACTCCAGAGTTTTTGTTTTCACTTCCTTTGATGAAGAGGCCAGAATGTTAATGATATTATGATTATACAATGTCATCTCTGGGTTGAAAATAACTTGAAGTTTATGTGTTCACTTGCTTTCATGTGATAAGTGGGTATTAATTGGGCACTAGTGATGAGAAGTTATATTTATGCCACGCAAGGCTAAGATGGCATGTCATTACCAATTATTCAGAATAGATGACATGATTTGTGTTAGGGCCAGGAAAATTTGTAAACATgttgtttttttgaaaaggtGACTTGATGTGCACAAGAGCAAAGTGTCCCACCtgcatttgtattttgtaaCCTGAGAAAGTGATGTATATTTTCAGGCACATTCACACAGTGATGTTACTTACATAGTTATGGGGGTGGGGAATTAGAAGTAGATAGTAATTATGAAAAAACTAACACAACTTGGTATAGTGTTGATAACTAGTCATATGTGGTTCTGTTCTAGGTTCCATGTTGATTGTTGTATTGTAATTACAGGAAAATACAACAGTGGTGTGATATCTGGAAAAAGAGGATAGAGGGGACGACCTCAACGTCCACTAATTGTATCAAGCCCTATTGACGAAGTTTCAAAATTGGTGCCTCCGACAAGGAGCCTAAGAGATGAGGAGGATCCCATAGTTGATGCCTCACCTGAAGCAGTACCAGAGGTAGGCGTAGAAGAGTCCATCCACGATGTACAACATGATGACAATGAGGGGAATAACGTCACATGTTTGACAGTTAAAGGTTATGATGTTCATTACATATATCTTTACTAGTTTTGTTGTTTATAATCCTTAACCATGCTTCTATGTTAATAATAGGTTTATTAATGTCGTTATGATAGTTCCACCCATTAAAAAATGAGCCCAAGGTCCTGCGAAGGGTAGTGCATTTGAAaggtgatgacttgcaaaatttcgtattgcagattttacaagatcgctcgagcggaggcttttggccgctcgagcgaattcaggcagattcaaacgctcgactgccgctcgacagtgagctcgagcgggttgctagAAAACAAAGATctctcgagcggagacattggccgctcgagcgaaatcaggcagagtcgaacgctcgatgtgcgctcgacaccccgctcgagcaaacatcgtattttgacagatttaaggttttccgttgtcacaccatataaaagggggtttttcactctatggccgcggttgttgactggagaacactttttgggatagaaaaacacagctagaaggattcaattcatctgttttggagagggaattccatatttttcacgtacgttggaatcatacacgagcacagacgggagaaaagcattgaatcatttccttgattttttgaagacgagttgcggctgcaaggagtatttttcagcgtttattttcttccaatattctcagaacaattatggtaaattcgtttatgttgaattccatttctagcatgagctaaattttatttattctaggaaagcaatataacctatttccgaactatgcttgattgtctatgctaatttaaggcaattctctgtttgtttatctgatttattctgagtttattgcttctaattaactggccattgattagatgatatttaatcttgtgatttgctatcgaaagagggaattatagggtagatcttgaatatttcagcataggtaaatatagagatcgaaagacttgtatgaacctatgtagtaattaaatcattgatcttattgctttcttgattatttaatttgcacattcttgtgtgaattgataaacaatagtcatttccaattgactatcgaaagaggcttttggatgaattagagatttgctaatagacgaaaagaattaaattaaattagctggatgagaaaagcatagtgaagaattaggtgaaatcgatttcctagaagttttctttcccataaatttgatctttgaacgtcagttttatttcatttgcgtatttctctttgagttgatcttagtttaatttgcaactacaaaaatcttagtgattcctctagataaaatcgagattaatataattttggtatttgaaaaaagtaaggtaccaatccctgaggacgatcttttcttatcactttattataaaactacgatactgtgcacttgcagttttgcaccgatcaaaaGGTTAAGAAAGTTTAGTAAAATCCCTTTCAATATAAAGAATGGGCACAAGGGTCCATAATGTGAAAATGCCACTATATTCAATAGTCGAGTGAGCCGGATAACAGTATATGCGACATGCAAGTTGGAGTGTGCTAGACAACAAAAAGAAGCACGAGCTCATCAATCGAGTTAAAGTAGGGGTTTAACATATATCCCTCGTCATTGTTATTTATGACAATACATGTGATAAAATAGTGACAACAATTATGTGATATGATACAATGCTTTGCAGAGTGACTTTGTATTGGATTGGACAAAAGACAACCATCGTGAAGCTGTAGTAAACACACTCGCTGATAAGTACAATGCATACAACTATGAACTACACAAGCACTACCTTAAATATACATCGTATAAGAAGGCATTAGCTAGTTTGAGATCGTAGGTGGAGCCACATGTTTGGGAGTGGCTATGTGAAAGGTTGGCCAGCAGGACATTCAAGGTAAGTATGAATAGTGTTATATCCATGTTGGGAAAACTgagtgttgttttttttttccccctcttaCAGCTGtcatttagatatatttagttCTGTTGAGGCATTGAGCAATAAGTGTAAGtacatgacaataaatatttggAATTCTTTTAGGAGTAGTCTAGTAGAAAcactaataataagaaaaaatagaaggTGAAACATACATGTGGGAGGAAATCCTTTGTTAGGCTTATGGAAGAGAGAGTAAGATATGTAGTGTTTAAAGTGGGTGTTCTTTGTTTTTAGAAAAGAGATTGATTTTGAGCCTTAATTAacataaattgtaattaaaggatgatgaggcaccaaaTATGATTGccttttacaaaaaaatgcACTGATTAAGGTAGAAGGGGAAATTCATCAATGCAGCAAGTAAACACAATTATGTGAGTTAGCTAATACAGTGATGATTTCTAATTATTTAGTTCAACTATGCATGGCTGACCTGCATGCAATGATATCTTTCTTtatgaaatttcaaaatatgatgATAGAGAGGTTGAATGAGAAAGACACTAAAGAGGATGTTGATGATGCTGCTGGTGATGTTTTCAAAAAGGTCTTAGGGTATAAATCTAGATATGCACAAGGGCTAGGCCACTGAATCATTCCTGAGCCCTCCCCTTTTATGCAAAAGAGCAAAGCATTTAAACAATTGGCCGAGGAGAATGAGATGAATAAGACTTGTGCAGACATTTACAAGACTTAACTAGAGTCACTTTTGGGTGATATGGCTGATCTGCACAAATAGTTTTCTGAGCATGACAAACAACTGAACATGATAAACTCACAGTTGGAGTCAAGTAGGGAGTCTCAACATGAGACTCAAAGGGATGCTTAGGCATCTCTCAGATGGTTCAGCTTTTTCAGTTGgggatttttgtgttttttatccCCCCTATGGAAATAGCAGTGTGTTAAATGCCAATGATTTGATGTGCAGTGTGGGCAGGTTGGGGGTGTTTTGATAAAAAGGGTGGAAGGTGGTTATATAAGTGGGCTTTTGTGTTGGGCATCGTAACTTGGTATCTTCTTGGAAGTAGGTTTTTGCAAATATTTGGTGATGGTATGCATCAGGTAATGGTTTTCACAAGCACCAGTGAGTATCTTCTTATATACAATGATAAGTCTGGTTTGTAGGGCTTTGGATATTCTTTACCTAAGTGGGTACAGttgacaaaaatatatatgtttttttttctaggATATTGGTGCATGCATGTAGGTAGCTACATAGAATGAATGGTCCCAGCAGTGTATAGTTATGTGAGTATCTGGCAACTGTTCCATCACAGTTGATATTGAGATCCAGTTCACCAAGCTAGAGaagtgaaaaatataattggatATGAGCTCTAGATCCAGTGATGGTATATGTTACTTTCTGAATTTCTTGTTTATTAGTACAGTTCATAGCTCTTGATGTTAGCATATTGAACTTGGAATAGACCACATGTTTGTTTAAAATACATTGGATTTTGGTATTAACTGGTATATTGAAAGAATAAGTAGCTGGAATTAATAGGTGGTTCTGACGTTGGTGGAAGCTATGAGTCAGGTTTTGTCAAAACAATTCCCAACATGGTTGcatttttaacttattatgttaatatgttaatatgtcAATTTTacatctttatatatatttttagttataTATAGGTGATTGAAACAAGAAaggtaaaaaattataaagtcatGAACTTAAGATCAGTttactttcaattttaaaatgagGATTGTGCAAGAAGAAACTCTGGTCTTTCACGTGTACAGCAAAACGAAGGTGACCTTCATGATGGCCTTACTGCATCGAATACTGGTAGTATGTAATAATGTACTATTTTTGGAATGAGATAGTGGTTGCAGGAAATTATATATTGGAGCTATCATGCATATTCATTGTCCACATATGAATAATTTGTGCCATATTTCATACTGGAATATtgatgcttatatatatatggtatatatattgtttatagGATTCCATACTAGCTAAACATGTAATCAACGAATTCCCAACAAATGGTGTTCGtacaacatttttctttttttttaatcttgttaAGCACTCATAAATGCAATTTGATCACTTGTAAATGACCACAGGATTTTATTTAGCTTTAAGTCAGCCTATCTGTTTTGAATAGTGGGAATCATTGATTTGTTCACTTTTGAGGTAGAAAACCAAACCTGAAGTTAGAAATGGGCTATCCCTAGAACCATTGTATGATAAACATTAATTTCTTGGAGCAATAATATTTTGAGTATGATCATACTTCTCTGATTTTGGCCTTTTTACAAATCCTTGATGTTTTTTTCAACTATATCGGgagcgcgcgcgcacacacacatatctatatatatgtatgccaTCTACTTTGGAAGAACTTTATTGTATACTAATAATGCAAGAGGTGAAAACAGAATGTGCTATTGATATATTAGGTTTTGGCTAGGGAAATATTGTATTGGcatacttattatttttatacccTGATGTtggataatttatatattgcaGCTAGTAtatattttctagaaaaaaaatGGGCTTTTTGCCATGAAGTTCTCCCTGGGGGAAAGCCCATATTTCTTTTAGTGTTGATCTGTCTAGGTGCAAGTAGTCCGCATCTTCATAAGCATGTCTATTTTATTGATTCTCTATTTGAGACAGTGCCTAGATATTACGTCTTAAGTCTTACTATCAATAATtacatttttcattattataattaaatgtgttttatatgaatatttcaACTTAATTAAACTTAGGCCTGATTTGGATAGTAAgtagaaatgagatgagttcatgagatagtttgtaaatagtagtgagaaatttgagttgagatgagatgagttaaaaatagtttgagttaaaatgttttatgagtTAGAAATGGTtcgagttaaaatgttttatgaggttttgggaaatgagagagaaaaagttgaataaaaatattataaattaaaatattgttagaatataattttgtaatattatttttgttttgaaatttgaaaatgttgaattttatttgtgttttatttgaaagtttggaaaaattttaataattaagtaatggttagagaaaaagttgaagatttgaaattgaaaatatttatatttttggtatTTGGCTATTGAAATGAGATAGGATGAGATCATGAGATAATATGAAatgatataagatgagatggaagCCTATCTCTATCCAAACGAGgacttattaatataaaattatctaatgGTACTGTATAAAAGTCGAAGACAAAAATAGGTGGGAGACGCGTATATTATGTAGGGAGATTGAGTTCTATTGGTGTGTAATTCATTGatgatgaaaatatattaaagttGATTGAGAAATGTGCTTGAGAGTAATGGATTTCCCTTGAATGTTGTTGAGAAAGTCTGAGAGATAATTGAGTAGTGGGTCAGGAACACCCAAACGAAGCTGAAAAGAGAGACATCAATAAAACCAACCCATTTTTTCAAGAGAAATGCTTTAGCtacaaaaaaaacaattttataaaaataaacctacAAACTGACGTAACTTAATATGgtatgtcagattgtaaaattatgtttattttgtaatgtatcatatgaagtcttatcagtttataagtttattttaatgAGATCTCTTTATCGCTGTAACACTTCTTTTTTCTATAATACCAAATTTGTAGAAATTAGCCATCCTAGACATCAacgctaaaaaagaaaaaagtcttTTTAGCCTTTCCAAGGGACCTCTAACATCTCTATAAATGTTTCAAGTACTCAACACCCAAAGGGCCAAAGCTCATAATGCTTCAGCAAAAgcatttaaattttacattctTAGAACATTGTTGAGAATTATGCAAAGCTTGTTATCTTAATTAGATATAAACATGACTGTAGCCTGTAGGTGTATCTGAACAAGTCAGTCATTTATTATATCATGGTCTTTCTTGAGTACATTCCATTTTCTTTCTGTATCTCACTATGATACAAAAGTAGCACATTTTCTGCTGCCATACTAACTTAAGAGAGGTTTCTTTGCACTGTACTCACTTTCTATGTCATCCTGATCTTCATGGTGGTAACCTTCTTTCCCTTTTGCCCACAGGACAGAGTAGAGGCCAATGAACATGAGGAACATGCCAGCAAGGCTGCATTCAACATTCCAATAATGTCACATGTATATTTTCACTAAGCGGCCCCGTATCGAACAGGATGATGACTAGTTATCACTAATTTTAATTACCTTCCAATGTTAACGGTGTCTCCAATGGTGGCCACTGAGAGAATAACCGAGCAGACTGTAGCAATGGGGCTGAAGGTGGAAACAAAGACTGGTCCTCTTTTCTTCATTGCCCATCCGCTGAAGCTTACAGATACTCCATTCACAAATCCTCCCTGTgcattcaaatgtttacaaaagcATTAAATTATACAAGAGCATTAATTACTCTTTCGCAAAAAATGCTGCTTAAATCATGTTTGGCTCAAGTGAAAAATCAcagggaaaagaaaaatcaaaggaagaagtGGTATTTACCAGCAGTGAAAATCCAATCAAGCCTCGGACGCTCAGAAGTGGCCAACCCAATTCAATtttgtgatcttgaattagttGGACAGCTGCAGTCAAAACCACGCCGATCAAGGATGTTATTGCACACAACGACATTGgtgcaggaaaatcaatcaatgTTGTTGCCTGTCAATCAATCATTGTTaccttattaaaaattaaaacaagtaGTATCCCTGTAATTATATTCTCTCACATGATCATGTGTATAATATATAGGTGATCTTATTGAGGTTGTTACCTGCAAAACAACACCGCTGGACAAAGCAAATACTGCAGCAACGAGATAGAGGCAGCCGATGATCTTGTCTTTGTCCAAGGCAATATCAGGTGAGGGAGATGAAATTCGGGCCTCTTTTTCAGCAGTCCCGGAACTGTGCATTATGCTCATTGTGAGAGCACCGACAACGCAGAGCAACGTGCCTATTATCTTCACTTTGCTGTACAAGCAACCCAGTTTCACCCTCTCCATTCTgcaatttaatttattgcatgcaaACTACATCACTAGGCAGATAAATATCATTCTCCACCAAAAAATCATTactctttgttttttattttatcatcccTAATTAATATTGAGCGATGGCGTTACACAGTAAATCATTTCCCAATCTTGtattacccaaaaaaaaaaaagtaaacaagCCAGCTAGTACCTGAATGTCCAAGCAATGACAAAGATAAAGCCAGGAGCAAGGTTTGGCATGGCTGTAGCCATTGCTGGTGAAGTTAGCTTGATCCCTTTTAGGAAAAGGCTCTGGAATAAGGTCACTCTGTAAACAAACATATCAAAGGATACAAGCATTAGCTGCATGCATGCCACCTTGCTtgctttccatttcttttcttcaaacCAATATTTTTTGGCAATTTTCGCCAGAAAAGTTTGGACATGAATTCGCATAAATTAAAGAGAAGCACACACTCACAGTACACATGATGaaatttttgaatatatatatatatatatgtaatcatGAGCTGAATCAGATCAGTACTACTGATCCCATAATACTTGGCATATTTTCACATATGGCTGTGTTGATGGCTACTATTactaaaaaaagttaaaattactcAGACCCTTTTATAGTACGAGGGCTGCAGCTATTATTGTTACTGGTTACTCCGATCGCTTTGGCTGAGAAAAATTGTCAcattaattatacatatatatttaattatttatacatGCAACATAATTATTATGAGCTTGGAAGTCATGTTAAATGGCATTTCATGTTTTTTCTTTGCTAAAACTTTTGGGCAACAGGCCAACTGAGAGATTCGTAAGATATAATTTGTTAAAGGGTATTTATTAATAAGAAATGTTACAATGAAACTTTACACCAAGTACACATCTCCACCTAACTAacatgtgatttgtcatttttatccttctatttaaacacacatatttaagcattaagagaaaatgacaaaaataacaaattacataTTGATTAGGTGGAGGTGTGCAGTAAGTTTCTGTATAGAATTTATCTTTATTAaataatcaaagaaaaattatacttagCAGCCCTATGCCACATGCTTgctcttatttttttctctaagtAGGTGTGTGGTGTAGGGTTGCTGAATAGAAGAATTCATAACCAAcatgtaatttgttatttttgtctttATATTTAAGCACACATATTTTCACAtcaatatgtatgtatttaaatagaagagtaaaaataataaatcacatgtTGGTATGTATTGTAGGGAATGACAAGTAAAATTTTTCCTattgatatattaattttttcaaataaatgataatttatcaTAACATTGAAGTATGCATGCGAACTAAAATTTGCAGGCTAAATGTTTCCTACctgccatttaaaaaaaaaaaatattaagttgtTAGGTAGAGAGAGGAAGATCTTTCTGAAGGTATTCCACCAAAACACACTACCTAAATAAGTCATGTATATAGTCGAACACATACGGCATGGGATGAGTAGTTGCCACTTCAATCAAATTCTGGCCTTCACCTCTCAAACAAGAAATATCATGTTCTACTTTGATTTCATAACGTTTGACCGACAGATGATCATTCACTTCGTATTGTTTGACCAACAGGTGAACGTACATTAAAGTCTatgatcttctttttctttatcttttttcaaGGATCaagacttttaaaatatattatgcatGCTAGTGCTGATTGATGGGATTATAATCTTGTGTCTTTCTCATAATTTCGTGTTAGGGGGGAGATCgtcaagaaataaataaataattagtgaAAAACATCACAAGAAAACAGCAAACCCAGATGCGTTAGGGGAAAAAAGGGGAAATTTTAGATATTGATGGGGGTTACGGTGCTTAcgggtttaaaaaataaaaaaataataaaaaagaaagagagagagagagagagtgtaaaGGACAAAACATGATCGATTCTTTGGTTTCCCCGCCTCCCcctcaaaataaaacaaaatcaacTTTCTCAGAGAAATATAATGCAtgtaaatcaaaaccaaaaagagaaaaaaaacgtATAGTGCTCTCGTTACTCATTTTTTCTACATATTACCACTTTATAATCTGAATGAATGCAGTAGAACTTGTAAATACTGAAATATCTGGATCAAAATTTTCTTACCCTGCAAAAGAGATCAAAAGCAGCTGAGTTATCAATTTCAAGCTGAGTTTCTTGGGCCACTTGCTCCTGCAATTCATGCAAAAAAACTTTCACTTGAGCTCATGAAACCCTATAGGCTATAAATAACAACGAAAAATCGAAATGATCATGCcaaacgtgagagagagagagagagagagagagagagagagagagagagagagagagaacctttcAAAATAGATGGAAATGGGAGAGAGGATGAGGAAGGTAGCAAAGGCAGAGAAAATAACAATGGTGAGAGGATTGAGGCCCATAGACATGAGATAACTTAGCAGGACTGAGTTCCCTGCGTACACAAACTGCACCCCTATCAAACCCCCTATTATTCCCAAAGCTTCAAACATTTCCTTCCTCATCGTCAGCTCCATtttctatcttcttcttttgctaCCCGaaatatatacacaaaactCAATCTTTCTTTtaagttctctctctccctttcgtTACCAGAAACAATTTCCCATTTctcccttttccttctttccttgTGTGGCGGTGTTTCTATACCCTTTGTCTTCTTGTTCTATATTTCTGTTTCGGTAAGTTTGTAACTTTATTTCCTTCAACAACAACTTTTTTCAGGTTTAAGCTCAGCTAAATTTCATGGGGGCATCCGGCCTCCACATGCTACCAGTCTTTCTCCCGGGCCTCTTGTCCTTTTCTTGGTATGCTTCGGAGACAACGGTAGGTAGCCctgttaattttattaaaactccgtataataataaatatataatttctaaaaaaaataagtaaaataaagatatttttttattagtggaGCTATGTTTGCCACCTCCATGTGTTTTTTAATTCAAGCGCACGTTTCATCGGTTGATCGAAGTTTCTAATGATAACTTGCTGATTTGGTTCTTTTGGAGATTTTAAacgttaaaatatttaactccATTCTTTTTAAGATTAATTACTAAGATATTATATTCCCAGTATTTTGTTTTTACACGGATTAATTcttgtatttaatatttatattttgaatggTTTGGTtgtatttggatattgagatgatttgaattaatttgtgaataataatcttttatagatccgattgaaatgtaaataatttgagatatgtgtaaaaaaatagtgaatctCATCATGTATCATTtacattatataatttaatttttttaaattatcttttaGATTAAATTATGCCACATAGATGACGTATTAGGTAAAGATCTTTAAATAGAATTTGTTAACGATGTGTTCCGTGCGTCTTTGGGCCAGGTCCTCAGCTATCTGGGTCTTCTGTTTCAGGGGCCTGCAACAACGAAGAAGTTATAGGGAAAGGCGGGCTTAGGGTGGCCTGGAAAACCTTCGATGACTAAGTTAGTCTAGATTTACTAAGCAGTGGGGAATTGAGGAGAACAATGAGTGTTAATGTATTTTTAGCCAAAGGATTCAATCCACTTTCCTGGTAGTCGAATGGACCTTTTATGCTCAACTCGAAGAGTCAAGTAAACATGCCCTACAACCTAGGAGAAGGGGAAATCCTCCCAGAACTAGGTAGTCCTGGCGTCGCTAGGTAGTCCAGTCTCTTCTCCTTGGCGTGATTCTTTTTGTTTCCCCTGACTTGATTTCTCGCACTTCTTCTGCAAATTCTCATATCAATGTGAGCGGTTATGCCCAACCTACACGGGTCATAGATTGATTCTGAACCAT
This Carya illinoinensis cultivar Pawnee chromosome 11, C.illinoinensisPawnee_v1, whole genome shotgun sequence DNA region includes the following protein-coding sequences:
- the LOC122280404 gene encoding WAT1-related protein At5g47470-like, with the translated sequence MELTMRKEMFEALGIIGGLIGVQFVYAGNSVLLSYLMSMGLNPLTIVIFSAFATFLILSPISIYFERSKWPKKLSLKLITQLLLISFAGVTLFQSLFLKGIKLTSPAMATAMPNLAPGFIFVIAWTFRMERVKLGCLYSKVKIIGTLLCVVGALTMSIMHSSGTAEKEARISSPSPDIALDKDKIIGCLYLVAAVFALSSGVVLQATTLIDFPAPMSLCAITSLIGVVLTAAVQLIQDHKIELGWPLLSVRGLIGFSLLGGFVNGVSVSFSGWAMKKRGPVFVSTFSPIATVCSVILSVATIGDTVNIGSLAGMFLMFIGLYSVLWAKGKEGYHHEDQDDIESEYSAKKPLLS